One Microvirga thermotolerans DNA window includes the following coding sequences:
- a CDS encoding AAA family ATPase — MTASIAQPPTVLDDAIIRNAEATLETVARAREAIHSVIFGQEDVVDQTLITLLAGGHGLLVGVPGLAKTKLVETLGTVLGLDARRVQFTPDLMPSDILGSEILDEGVDRRRSFRFVKGPVFTQLLMADEINRASPRTQSALLQAMQEHHVSVGGERHDLPQPFHVLATQNPIEQEGTYPLPEAQLDRFLLEIDVGYPDRDAERRILIETTGAEEHRPVAVMDAEALMNAQRLVRRLPVGSSVVDAILDIVRAARPGSEAVEGITDKLLWGPGPRASQSLMLAVRARALIEGRVAPSIADVVALAEPVLKHRMALTFAARADGETVKSVIGRLTARLAG; from the coding sequence ATGACGGCCAGCATCGCCCAACCGCCCACCGTTCTCGACGACGCCATCATCCGCAACGCGGAGGCGACCCTGGAGACCGTGGCGCGGGCCCGGGAAGCGATCCATTCGGTCATCTTCGGCCAGGAGGACGTGGTCGACCAGACCCTGATCACCCTTCTGGCGGGCGGGCACGGCCTCCTCGTGGGCGTTCCCGGCCTCGCGAAGACCAAGCTCGTCGAGACGCTCGGAACCGTGCTCGGCCTCGACGCCCGACGGGTGCAGTTCACTCCGGACCTGATGCCCTCCGACATTCTCGGCTCGGAGATCCTCGACGAGGGCGTCGACCGGCGCCGCTCGTTCCGCTTCGTGAAGGGGCCGGTCTTCACGCAACTCCTGATGGCCGACGAGATCAACCGCGCGAGCCCGCGCACCCAGTCCGCCCTGCTCCAGGCGATGCAGGAGCACCACGTCTCGGTGGGCGGCGAGCGGCACGACCTGCCCCAGCCCTTCCATGTCCTCGCGACCCAGAACCCGATCGAGCAGGAGGGGACCTATCCCCTTCCCGAGGCCCAGCTCGACCGTTTCCTGCTCGAGATCGACGTCGGCTATCCCGACCGGGACGCGGAGCGGCGGATCCTCATCGAGACGACGGGCGCGGAGGAGCACAGGCCGGTCGCCGTGATGGACGCGGAAGCGCTCATGAACGCGCAGCGCCTCGTGCGGCGCCTGCCGGTCGGCAGCAGCGTGGTCGATGCGATTCTCGACATCGTGCGCGCGGCGCGGCCGGGCAGCGAGGCCGTCGAGGGGATCACCGACAAGCTGCTCTGGGGGCCCGGTCCCCGCGCCTCCCAGTCCCTGATGCTCGCCGTGCGCGCCCGCGCCCTCATCGAGGGCCGCGTCGCGCCTTCCATCGCGGACGTGGTGGCCCTCGCCGAGCCCGTGCTGAAGCACCGCATGGCCCTGACCTTCGCCGCCCGGGCGGACGGAGAGACCGTGAAGAGCGTCATCGGCCGCCTCACGGCGCGGCTCGCCGGTTAG
- a CDS encoding DUF58 domain-containing protein, whose amino-acid sequence MTRVRVLPEAARIPGRHETEAALELAQRMPRLVLEARRVAANLSHGIHGRRRAGIGETFWQFRPFVAGEAAQRIDWRRSGRDDRLYVREREWEAAQNIWFWIDRSASMAYASSLARAPKVERAIVLGLALADAFVEGGERVGLLGLMPPRATTRIAEAMAEALVADRAALDDDLPPQAPIPAMDEAILIGDFLSPSGETASAVEAISSRGGRGHLVLIADPVEETFPFEGQAVLHDLEEGISLRIGDAASWGEAYRERMARHRGSLEDLARRRGWTLTVHRTDRPASEAALRLITLVAASRGAGSGRR is encoded by the coding sequence ATGACCCGTGTCCGGGTCCTGCCCGAGGCCGCCCGCATCCCCGGCCGCCACGAGACGGAGGCGGCCCTCGAACTCGCCCAGCGAATGCCCCGCCTCGTGCTCGAGGCGCGCCGGGTGGCGGCGAACCTGTCCCACGGGATCCACGGCCGCCGCCGGGCCGGCATCGGCGAGACCTTCTGGCAGTTCCGTCCCTTCGTGGCAGGCGAGGCCGCCCAGCGCATCGACTGGCGCCGCTCCGGACGCGACGACAGGCTCTATGTGCGGGAGAGGGAATGGGAGGCGGCGCAGAACATCTGGTTCTGGATCGACCGGTCCGCCTCCATGGCCTATGCGTCGAGCCTCGCCCGGGCGCCCAAGGTGGAGCGGGCGATCGTGCTCGGCCTCGCCCTGGCCGATGCCTTCGTCGAGGGGGGCGAACGGGTCGGCCTGCTCGGGCTCATGCCGCCGCGGGCGACCACGCGGATCGCGGAGGCCATGGCCGAGGCGCTGGTGGCCGACCGCGCCGCCCTCGACGACGACCTGCCGCCGCAGGCGCCGATCCCGGCCATGGACGAGGCGATCCTGATCGGGGACTTCCTGAGCCCTTCCGGCGAGACCGCATCCGCCGTCGAGGCGATTTCGAGCCGGGGCGGCCGCGGCCATCTCGTGCTGATCGCGGACCCGGTGGAGGAGACCTTTCCCTTCGAGGGCCAGGCCGTTCTCCACGACCTCGAGGAGGGCATCTCCCTGCGCATCGGCGACGCCGCCTCCTGGGGAGAGGCCTACCGGGAGCGCATGGCGCGCCACCGGGGCAGCCTGGAGGACCTGGCCCGCCGCCGCGGGTGGACGCTCACGGTCCACCGCACGGACCGCCCGGCGAGCGAGGCGGCGCTCCGCCTCATCACCCTCGTCGCCGCCTCGCGCGGCGCCGGCAGCGGGCGGCGCTAG
- a CDS encoding DUF4159 domain-containing protein codes for MLGLPLTFAAPLVLVALAALPAIWLLLRITPPQPKRVDFPPLRIVADLRPEQETPARTPWWLLLLRLLLAALLIVAAAGPVWNPLAEGSSRAPLLLLVDNGFASAHDWRERMNLASGRIEAAEREGRVVAVAATAGEPQDLQPMSPAAALERLRTFRPLPHLPERRAHVDAIRRFLESTPGAEIVWISDGVAGVDGQGFIEGLASVTGNRPTVILKAEQSPALAIAGTANAGGRLTATVVRAEPNGRDSGTLRALDLKNLPLADARFAFAPDATEAVATFDVPTEIRNDIARIEILGENAAGAVTLLDESGKRRRVGLVFGGTADQAQPLLSPVYYIERALAPYAEIRLGRGGVTDAIDQLLAEQVSVLVLADVGGLDREAQAKVAAFVERGGLLLRFAGSRLAAGNDELVPVRLRRGGRTLGGTLSWDTPKTFAPFTRESPFFGLPVPEEIGVRRQILAEPDSDLPAKTWAALADGTPIVTADKRGDGLIVLFHVTADTTWSNLPLSGLFVDMLRRIAALAGSPGDASAETRNAENQTVAPRLTLDGFGVFTSPPPTARAVTRNHAERASAEHPPGFYGPVDGSLAVNALVAGDRLAPLDYAPLRARIAPLEGARTVDLRAPLLGIALLLLLIDTLASLWLGGHLGNLFGRMRRAGAGAAVLLAALLVAGLPSDGRAQEEPSAARPGLSQDSRASALVTRLAYVITGDAQVDATSKAGLLGLSQMLAMRTAFQPGDPIGIDPARDELAFYPLLYWPIVATRPVPSEAAIRRLDAFMKGGGTVVFDTRDAFSARPDGAVSAEGQYLRRMLASLDIPELEPVPSDHVLTKTFYILDDFPGRYATGQTWVEALPPPTEDTANRPARSGDGVSPIIITSNDLAAAWAVGPRGEALYPVVGSDQQRQRELSFRSGINIVMYALTGNYKADQVHVPALLERLGQ; via the coding sequence ATGCTGGGACTTCCTCTCACCTTCGCTGCCCCTCTCGTCCTGGTCGCCCTCGCCGCCTTGCCTGCGATCTGGCTCCTCCTGCGCATCACGCCGCCGCAGCCGAAGCGGGTCGACTTCCCGCCGCTGCGGATCGTGGCGGATCTCCGTCCCGAGCAGGAGACTCCGGCCCGGACGCCCTGGTGGCTGCTGCTCCTGCGCCTCCTGCTGGCGGCCCTGCTCATCGTCGCCGCGGCCGGGCCGGTCTGGAACCCGCTGGCCGAGGGGAGCAGCCGCGCGCCGCTGCTGCTCCTGGTGGACAACGGCTTCGCCTCGGCTCACGACTGGCGCGAGCGGATGAACCTGGCCTCCGGACGGATCGAGGCGGCGGAGCGCGAGGGCCGCGTCGTCGCCGTGGCCGCCACGGCCGGCGAACCCCAGGATCTCCAGCCGATGAGCCCGGCCGCCGCCCTGGAGCGGCTGCGGACCTTCAGGCCCCTGCCCCACCTCCCCGAGCGCCGGGCGCATGTCGACGCCATCCGCCGGTTCCTGGAATCGACGCCCGGCGCGGAAATCGTCTGGATCAGCGACGGCGTCGCGGGCGTTGACGGTCAGGGCTTCATCGAGGGACTGGCTTCCGTGACCGGCAACCGCCCGACCGTTATTCTCAAGGCGGAGCAATCTCCCGCGCTCGCCATCGCCGGCACCGCAAACGCGGGCGGCCGGCTGACGGCCACCGTCGTCAGGGCCGAGCCCAACGGGCGCGATTCCGGCACCCTCCGCGCCCTCGACCTGAAGAACCTCCCCCTTGCCGATGCCCGCTTCGCCTTCGCCCCCGACGCGACGGAGGCCGTGGCCACCTTCGACGTGCCGACCGAGATCCGCAACGACATCGCGCGGATCGAGATCTTGGGCGAGAACGCGGCGGGGGCCGTCACCCTTCTCGACGAGAGCGGCAAGCGCCGGCGGGTCGGACTGGTCTTCGGCGGGACGGCGGATCAGGCCCAGCCGCTCCTGTCGCCGGTCTACTACATCGAGCGGGCGCTCGCGCCCTATGCGGAGATCCGCCTGGGCCGGGGCGGCGTGACCGACGCCATCGACCAGCTCCTCGCCGAGCAGGTGTCGGTCCTCGTCCTCGCGGACGTGGGCGGCCTCGACCGGGAGGCCCAGGCGAAGGTGGCGGCCTTCGTGGAGCGCGGCGGCCTTCTTCTGCGCTTCGCCGGATCGCGCCTCGCGGCGGGCAACGACGAGCTCGTCCCCGTGCGCCTGCGGCGCGGCGGCCGGACCCTCGGCGGCACCCTGTCCTGGGACACGCCCAAGACCTTCGCGCCCTTCACCCGCGAGAGCCCCTTCTTCGGCCTGCCCGTGCCGGAGGAGATCGGCGTCCGCCGCCAGATCCTGGCCGAGCCGGACAGCGACCTGCCCGCGAAGACCTGGGCGGCCCTCGCGGACGGCACGCCCATCGTGACGGCGGACAAGCGCGGGGACGGGCTGATCGTTCTCTTCCACGTGACCGCCGACACCACCTGGTCGAACCTGCCCCTGTCCGGGCTGTTCGTGGACATGCTGCGCCGCATTGCCGCCCTCGCCGGGTCGCCCGGCGACGCGAGCGCGGAGACCCGCAACGCGGAGAACCAGACCGTCGCCCCGCGCCTGACCCTCGACGGCTTCGGCGTGTTCACCTCGCCCCCGCCGACCGCCCGGGCGGTGACGCGCAACCATGCGGAGCGGGCGAGCGCCGAGCACCCGCCCGGCTTCTACGGTCCCGTCGACGGGAGCCTTGCGGTCAACGCCCTCGTCGCCGGCGACCGTCTCGCCCCGCTCGACTACGCGCCCCTGCGGGCCCGCATTGCGCCCCTCGAAGGGGCGAGGACCGTCGACCTGCGCGCGCCCCTCCTCGGCATCGCGCTCCTTCTTCTCCTGATCGATACCCTGGCCTCCCTCTGGCTCGGCGGGCACCTCGGCAACCTCTTCGGCCGCATGCGCCGGGCCGGAGCCGGAGCCGCCGTCCTGCTGGCGGCTCTCCTCGTCGCGGGCCTGCCGTCGGACGGCCGCGCCCAGGAGGAACCGTCGGCCGCCCGCCCCGGCCTGAGCCAGGACAGCCGCGCCTCCGCCCTCGTGACGCGGCTCGCCTACGTGATCACCGGCGACGCGCAGGTGGACGCGACGAGCAAGGCGGGGCTCCTCGGGCTCTCGCAGATGCTCGCCATGCGCACGGCCTTCCAGCCCGGGGACCCGATCGGCATCGACCCGGCGCGGGACGAGCTCGCCTTCTATCCCCTGCTCTATTGGCCGATCGTCGCGACGCGCCCGGTCCCGAGCGAGGCGGCGATCCGGCGGCTCGACGCCTTCATGAAGGGCGGCGGCACGGTGGTCTTCGACACGCGGGACGCCTTCAGCGCCCGCCCGGACGGGGCGGTGAGCGCGGAAGGCCAGTACCTGCGCCGGATGCTGGCGAGCCTGGACATTCCGGAGCTGGAGCCCGTGCCCTCCGACCACGTGCTGACCAAGACCTTCTACATCCTCGACGACTTCCCGGGGCGCTACGCCACGGGCCAGACCTGGGTGGAGGCCCTGCCGCCGCCGACCGAGGACACCGCCAACCGCCCGGCCCGCTCCGGCGACGGGGTGTCGCCGATCATCATCACCTCCAACGATCTCGCCGCCGCCTGGGCGGTGGGGCCGCGGGGCGAGGCGCTCTACCCGGTCGTCGGCAGCGATCAGCAGCGCCAGAGGGAGCTGTCATTCCGCAGCGGGATCAACATCGTCATGTACGCCCTGACGGGCAACTACAAGGCCGACCAGGTGCACGTGCCCGCCCTGCTCGAGCGCCTGGGACAATAG
- a CDS encoding GNAT family N-acetyltransferase: MTELSLIIRNEQPIDSEAIERLHERAFGPGRFARTASRLREGAPHLLELSFTAMVGTLLVGSVRLTPVQAGTEMALMLGPLTVEPAFEGRGIGAALMRRSLEAARDKGHTLVLLVGDEPYYRRFGFKRVPPGHLVLPGPVNPDRFLAVELAEGALERARGKVSVLPA, translated from the coding sequence ATGACCGAGCTTTCCCTGATCATCCGCAACGAGCAGCCCATCGATTCCGAGGCCATCGAGCGCCTGCACGAACGCGCCTTCGGTCCCGGCCGGTTCGCGCGCACCGCGTCCCGCCTGCGGGAGGGCGCGCCGCACCTGCTCGAACTCTCCTTCACGGCGATGGTGGGCACCCTGCTCGTCGGCTCCGTCCGCCTCACGCCGGTCCAGGCGGGGACGGAGATGGCCCTGATGCTCGGTCCGCTGACCGTCGAGCCCGCCTTCGAAGGCCGGGGCATCGGGGCGGCGCTGATGCGCCGCTCCCTCGAAGCGGCCAGGGACAAAGGCCACACCCTGGTCCTGCTGGTGGGCGACGAGCCCTATTACCGCCGCTTCGGCTTCAAGCGCGTCCCGCCCGGCCATCTCGTGTTGCCGGGCCCGGTCAATCCCGACCGTTTCCTCGCGGTCGAACTCGCCGAGGGCGCGCTGGAGCGGGCGAGGGGCAAGGTCAGCGTGCTGCCGGCCTGA
- a CDS encoding NUDIX domain-containing protein, with product MRMPLVTESKLAGRLLRRAFHTYWRFSRGMTLGVRAAVVDGDERVFLIRHTYVPGWHLPGGGVETGEPVLEALERELREEACIEMTGPPRLHGVFFNRQASPRDHVVVYVVRDFAVTGPKLPDREIAEAGFFPLDRLPEGVTRATRRRLSEILRGEPAGAVW from the coding sequence ATGAGAATGCCCCTCGTCACCGAGTCGAAGCTCGCCGGCCGCCTGCTGCGCCGCGCCTTTCACACCTACTGGCGCTTCTCGCGCGGCATGACCCTCGGCGTGCGGGCCGCCGTCGTCGACGGCGACGAGCGGGTCTTCCTGATCCGTCACACCTACGTGCCGGGCTGGCACCTGCCCGGCGGCGGCGTCGAGACCGGGGAGCCCGTGCTGGAAGCCCTGGAGCGTGAGCTCCGCGAGGAGGCCTGCATCGAGATGACCGGGCCGCCGCGCCTCCACGGCGTGTTCTTCAACCGGCAGGCCTCTCCCCGCGACCATGTGGTGGTCTACGTGGTGCGGGATTTCGCCGTCACCGGCCCCAAGCTGCCGGACCGGGAGATCGCCGAAGCCGGATTCTTCCCTCTCGACCGGCTGCCCGAGGGCGTGACCCGGGCGACGCGCCGACGCCTTTCGGAGATCCTGCGGGGCGAGCCGGCCGGCGCGGTATGGTAG
- a CDS encoding metallophosphoesterase family protein: protein MFRLAHLTDPHVGPLPRPQLRQLLSKRLTGWYNWHRSRSATHDMELLAALVSDIRAQAPNHIACTGDTCNIGLPSEWTTSRIFLESLGSPETVSFVPGNHDAYVMGALEGLLKEVAPWTRGIDGREGVFPFLRRFGPVALVGLSSAIPTLPFVASGRVGSRQMKAAERILAELGQDPACFRIVLIHHPPHRGGAQPGRNLTDASAFEAMIRRVGAELVLHGHNHVGSLAHLPGPRGPVPVVGAPSASARSGTMTHKAGYHLFTIDRDETGFLLTAELRGLQPDGTIGGMGMLSLGQIRRGGGGS from the coding sequence ATGTTCCGCCTCGCCCATCTGACCGATCCCCATGTGGGACCGCTTCCCCGTCCGCAGCTGCGGCAGCTCCTGAGCAAGCGCCTCACCGGCTGGTACAACTGGCATCGCAGCCGGTCCGCAACCCACGACATGGAGCTCCTGGCGGCGCTGGTCTCGGACATCCGCGCCCAGGCGCCGAACCACATCGCCTGCACGGGCGACACGTGCAACATCGGCCTGCCGAGCGAGTGGACGACGTCGCGGATCTTCCTGGAAAGCCTCGGCTCGCCGGAAACGGTGAGCTTCGTGCCCGGCAACCACGACGCCTATGTCATGGGCGCGCTCGAAGGGCTCCTGAAGGAGGTGGCGCCGTGGACCCGCGGCATCGACGGCCGGGAGGGCGTCTTCCCGTTCCTGCGCCGCTTCGGCCCGGTGGCCCTGGTCGGCCTGTCCTCCGCCATTCCCACCCTGCCCTTCGTGGCGAGCGGGCGCGTCGGCTCGAGGCAGATGAAGGCGGCGGAGCGGATCCTCGCGGAACTCGGGCAGGACCCCGCCTGCTTCCGCATCGTCCTGATCCACCACCCCCCGCATCGCGGCGGGGCGCAGCCCGGCCGCAACCTGACCGATGCGAGCGCGTTCGAGGCCATGATCCGCCGGGTCGGCGCGGAGCTCGTGCTCCACGGGCACAACCATGTGGGATCGCTGGCGCACCTGCCGGGCCCGCGCGGCCCTGTCCCGGTGGTCGGCGCGCCCTCCGCCTCCGCCCGGAGCGGGACCATGACCCATAAGGCAGGCTACCACCTCTTCACCATCGACCGGGACGAGACGGGCTTCCTCCTCACGGCGGAGTTGCGCGGACTGCAGCCGGACGGGACCATCGGCGGGATGGGGATGCTCTCCCTCGGACAGATCCGGCGGGGCGGCGGCGGGTCCTGA
- a CDS encoding acyltransferase family protein: MSKLLHVQVLRALAALSVAFLHAQHDAEGLAARIGHGFAALDRFPWMAGVDVFFVISGFIMVYASRPLFGEAGARGVFLARRLVRIVPLYWAVTTLYLAVSLAAPALLNSAPLQPWQVLASYLFVPFERPDGTVQPLYSLGWTLNYEMFFYLLFAAVIVRPKRIALSLLVAGLAVLVLAGRLLPLPQPLAFWTDPILLEFAFGLGLGWLHAKGVTLGRGVRWALALAAVALLAANLIDLRSDLSEMRPLAWGLPAALLVAAAALSRTEREPSALTRFAVTAGDASYAIYLVHPFAIRGMGVVLARTGADAALGPWGFVALSLAVTLLAGILVHRLFERPLTDALRAWVDRRA, encoded by the coding sequence TTGTCGAAACTTCTCCACGTCCAGGTCCTGAGAGCGCTCGCCGCCCTGTCGGTCGCCTTCCTGCATGCGCAGCACGATGCGGAAGGACTGGCGGCCCGCATCGGGCACGGCTTCGCCGCCCTCGACCGCTTCCCGTGGATGGCGGGCGTCGACGTGTTCTTCGTGATCTCCGGCTTCATCATGGTCTATGCCTCCCGCCCGCTCTTCGGCGAGGCGGGGGCGAGGGGCGTGTTCCTGGCCCGGCGCCTCGTGCGCATCGTCCCGCTCTACTGGGCCGTCACGACGCTCTATCTCGCGGTCTCCCTCGCCGCTCCCGCCCTTCTCAACAGCGCTCCGCTCCAGCCCTGGCAGGTGCTGGCCTCCTATCTGTTCGTTCCCTTCGAGCGCCCGGACGGGACCGTCCAGCCCCTCTACTCCCTGGGCTGGACCCTGAACTACGAGATGTTCTTCTACCTGCTCTTCGCGGCGGTGATCGTCCGACCGAAGCGGATCGCGCTGAGCCTGCTCGTCGCGGGCCTCGCGGTACTGGTCCTGGCCGGCAGGCTGCTGCCGCTCCCCCAGCCGCTGGCGTTCTGGACCGACCCGATCCTCCTGGAATTCGCCTTCGGCCTCGGGCTCGGCTGGCTCCACGCGAAAGGCGTCACCCTGGGCAGGGGCGTCCGGTGGGCCCTGGCGCTCGCCGCCGTCGCGCTGCTGGCGGCGAACCTCATCGATCTGCGGAGCGACCTGAGCGAAATGCGGCCCCTGGCCTGGGGGCTGCCGGCGGCCCTTCTCGTCGCCGCGGCGGCCTTGAGCCGCACGGAGCGGGAGCCGAGCGCCCTGACGCGCTTCGCGGTGACGGCGGGGGATGCCTCCTATGCGATCTACCTCGTCCATCCCTTCGCGATCCGGGGCATGGGGGTCGTGCTCGCGCGCACGGGGGCCGATGCGGCGCTCGGGCCTTGGGGCTTCGTCGCCCTGTCCCTTGCCGTGACGCTCCTCGCGGGCATCCTGGTCCACCGCCTCTTCGAGCGGCCCCTCACCGATGCCCTGCGGGCATGGGTGGACCGTCGCGCCTGA
- a CDS encoding DUF4142 domain-containing protein gives MKKYVVLAALLTTASAPAFAQTLDGQTFRTMAAQADAFEIAASRMALERSRSPRVKTFAQNMIAEHGQTSQALNGGQAVYSASGEWLGTTMTGTLAGAGIGALVGGPVGAAVGAGIGATTGTVASAATATPGPKPGYDPNYDGPLGRRSNLRSGSLATNPNEAGPATTGTVVAAAPMQLPVQLDPEKSRMLNELASARGSQFDRLYGRYQRAAHQQTLALYQQYAQVGTDPALVTYARSVIPHLEQHLADARRLPGGR, from the coding sequence ATGAAGAAATACGTTGTTCTTGCAGCTTTGCTGACGACTGCGTCCGCTCCGGCCTTCGCGCAGACGCTCGACGGCCAGACCTTCCGCACCATGGCGGCCCAGGCCGACGCCTTCGAGATCGCGGCAAGCCGCATGGCGCTGGAGCGCTCCCGGAGCCCGCGGGTGAAGACCTTCGCCCAGAACATGATCGCCGAGCACGGCCAGACCAGCCAGGCCCTGAACGGCGGCCAGGCGGTCTATTCGGCCAGCGGCGAATGGCTCGGCACCACCATGACCGGCACCCTGGCGGGCGCGGGCATCGGCGCCCTGGTGGGCGGCCCGGTGGGCGCTGCGGTGGGCGCCGGCATCGGCGCGACCACCGGCACGGTGGCCTCGGCCGCCACGGCCACTCCCGGTCCGAAGCCGGGCTACGACCCGAACTATGACGGCCCCCTCGGCCGCCGCAGCAACCTGCGTTCGGGCAGCCTGGCGACGAATCCGAACGAGGCCGGTCCGGCCACCACGGGCACGGTCGTTGCGGCTGCGCCGATGCAGCTGCCGGTCCAGCTCGACCCCGAGAAGAGCCGCATGCTGAACGAGCTCGCCTCGGCCCGCGGCAGCCAGTTCGACCGTCTCTACGGCCGCTACCAGCGCGCCGCGCACCAGCAGACCCTGGCGCTCTACCAGCAATATGCCCAGGTCGGCACGGATCCGGCGCTCGTCACCTACGCCCGGTCGGTGATTCCGCACCTGGAGCAGCATCTGGCCGACGCCCGTCGCCTGCCGGGCGGCCGTTGA
- a CDS encoding sugar kinase — MKSIDILAIGEPLMEFAEVRRGGERLYLPGFGGDVSNTAVAAARQGAKAAIFTALGDDAFGREILALWDREGVDRSSVILRAGGRTGVYFIGYGEEGHVFSYARAGSAASLVRPGELPLDRIAAARVLHASGISQAISGDCADAVFAAIRHAKASGTAVSYDTNLRLRLWPLDRARAVIHAAVALSDIALPGLDDARQLTGLDRPEDICAFYLGLGCRIVALTMGKAGTMVATPERREVIPARPVEAVDATGAGDTFDGAFLAEWLVHGDPFRAAAYANAAAALSTLGQGGVGPMPTRQAVESFLRAA; from the coding sequence ATGAAGAGCATCGACATCCTGGCCATCGGCGAGCCGCTGATGGAGTTCGCCGAGGTGCGGCGCGGCGGGGAGCGGCTTTACCTGCCGGGCTTCGGCGGCGACGTGTCGAACACGGCCGTGGCGGCCGCGCGCCAGGGCGCGAAGGCCGCCATCTTCACCGCCCTCGGCGACGACGCCTTCGGCCGGGAAATCCTCGCCCTGTGGGACAGGGAGGGAGTCGACCGCTCCTCCGTGATCCTGCGCGCCGGCGGGCGGACCGGCGTCTACTTCATCGGCTACGGCGAGGAGGGGCACGTCTTCTCCTATGCCCGCGCCGGATCGGCGGCGAGCCTCGTCCGTCCCGGGGAGCTGCCGCTCGACCGGATCGCCGCCGCGCGGGTCCTCCATGCCTCCGGCATCAGCCAGGCCATCTCCGGGGACTGCGCCGACGCGGTCTTCGCGGCGATCCGCCATGCGAAGGCCAGCGGCACCGCGGTCAGCTACGACACGAACCTGCGCCTTCGCCTCTGGCCGCTCGACCGCGCCCGCGCGGTGATCCATGCCGCCGTCGCGCTGAGCGACATCGCTCTCCCGGGCCTCGACGACGCCCGGCAGCTCACCGGCCTCGACCGGCCGGAGGACATCTGCGCGTTCTATCTGGGGCTCGGCTGCCGGATCGTCGCCCTGACCATGGGCAAGGCGGGCACCATGGTCGCGACGCCGGAGCGGCGCGAGGTCATCCCGGCGCGTCCCGTGGAGGCGGTGGACGCCACGGGGGCGGGGGACACCTTCGACGGGGCGTTCCTGGCCGAGTGGCTGGTCCATGGCGACCCGTTCAGGGCCGCCGCCTATGCCAATGCCGCCGCCGCCCTCTCGACCCTCGGGCAGGGGGGCGTGGGGCCGATGCCGACGCGGCAGGCGGTGGAGAGCTTCCTGCGCGCCGCATGA